The window AATTTTAATAGgagaacaaaaaataataagagACAAAAAGCCGTAAAAGATGAGGTCTTGAATGCTACCAATAAGACTGTTAGCGCAATGGGAGACGATACGAAAGACGACGCTGAGCAGTCAGAATATGTAATTAAATGGAACAAGATAAAactatttttgatattaacATTACTATCTGAGAGAGGTGGACCAGAATATTGGTGTGATGATAGATCGATTGAAGAGGGAAGGCTTGAAGATTTGGAACAATCAAAGAAACAGCGTGATAACAGCAGTATACCAGGAAAAGAAGTTAGAAACTCAACTCTGGAGAGCAGTGATTTGATAGATGATAAACGGCGCTTAACCAAACACGGCAATGACGGGGAATTAGGAAAGCCATCTTTGACCGaattaattattaagaagaatattaataaatcatattcAGAGAACCCACTTAAGCCAACTGATGTGAATTATGTGTTCAGTTCTATTTGGGCTAATTTTATGGAAGGTTTAATAAACCATTACATGGAAACAAGGATTATACCACAGGtggaaaaggaaatatcCTTCCATTTATTTATGCCTATGATGGAAACCATTGCATACTATAAGGAATATAGaaataatgaagaagaagagggtGAAGATAACATAAGTCATGATAAAATTCCGAATACAATTTGTGAGAAGTTTAAACAATTGGGGGATTTATATAACTCTTTAATTAACGATGAACAAGATTCTCAATTGGACGACTTTGTTTATTGTGCAGAAGAATATACAGAAACGATTTATATTCCACACTTAATAAACATGTTATTTGAAAACATAGAGTTAGGGAATCCTTGTGTTTGGGAGGTTCTTGAAGTTCTGGaaccctttttttattatatcgAGGATTGTGCcgaagaagatgaagacTACCAAGCTATGGAAAACTATACAAAACATACGAAGAAGGGGAAAAGCAATAACACAAAAGATTATGGTAACACttacaataaaaacaatggcGAGGGAGTATTAGATCCTAGACTTTACGCTATTGAGAAAATATGTACAATAGCTAACCAAGAGCAATGGTTTTAGTTTTGTTATGATTAGTTTTAAATGTCTGCTGTTGCATTATGTACAAGCCATATACACTAATTTTATAAGGAAACCTTatcttgttattattacattttttttttttttaccaatactaaaaaaaaatttaaaaacaatcttacaaactttttttttttttttttttttttttttggtgttttatatattgtaATGAACACATTCTTGCTTATATTATCATGTGTGCCCTGGAAGTTTGAGTCATTTTTAAAGCTCAATAACCAATGAATGGTGGATCTGTTccaattttattacaatttGTATGATAcatattacaaaataaaaaaaaaattaaatactTAGCAAGTATTCAATGgcgttaaaaaaattgcatcGGCCGGGAATCGAACCCGGGGCCCAACGATGGCAACGTTGGATTTTACCACTAAACCACCGATGCTAACTCATGTCTTTGTTATGAAGTAGAATTGTTTGTGTCACGTTTTATACGAGATGCAAGTACTTCCGAGAATACGGAGAAGACCGAACATACGGAGATCGCCGCAAGAAGGAAAATATGCCCAGCGGACAACGAAGAAAcattagaaaaagttaatacaaacataaggaaaaaggtgaaaataaatcatatataaagagatgatttatttagaaaGTTGATTATGAAATAGATGAGTtatatagttttattagttaaaaaaatatataaaagatcaAGCAACAAACTATTACATCTGCCTTGATATAAATAGTAAAGTATCAAATCTGTTTACTAACCCTGCCCCTCTCAGTATATCCTCTCTGCGACATAACAGTCTTTTCTGTCAATGTCAATGTACATATGTATTTCAATATGAAACAAGGTAAACGTGCATTACAATTAATATTCATAAGAACAACGTACTTATCAAGATTAGTTATCAGAATCAGTATTGGGGTTATTTAACACGATAATGAACATGACTAATACTACACCACTAAACAAGTTAAAGCAGCACTGACAATGCAAATagtacaaataaaaataagatcGAGAataattaagaaaaaaatataaaagggAAGAATATTCTTCATGATATTCTTCATGATTaatttatagttttaaacaatttttattatatgtaaaGTCCTAAGTggaacaagaaattaattgCCCAAATCAGAATCCATAATGATTACTACCAATACTAAGTTACAATTACGATAGCCAATTATTAAACTGAATATTGCCCTATTCGGCATGGTAACTATAATACTTGATCTTTGCTTTCATTTAGACTTTTTACGTAATAATATACTTgtaacataaaaaaaaaaaaaaaaaaaaagacaagaGTTCATTTCATGGTAATAAGAGACTGGCTAAAATTGTACGcatttttcaattatatTTCCATATCCactatattatataaagtACCTATGACATTGTAATAggacaattttaaaattacaaGCAGATGATatagtaaataaataaaagtcatttttttttttttttttttcttttatattagCAGAACCTTTGGATTGCTATTtaaccaataataacaatagacTAAGTAATCAAATTAATAACCGGTATAAATACATTTCTATTACTGCAAGATGCACATCAATTCTGTTTTGACACTTTTTTGAATTGGGGCAACTCTTCGTATTTGTGATTCTTGATGCCCCTAAACTTCTTGATATCCTTAATACGACCGATAACTCTGTGTCTGCTCTTCAAAACAGAGCTTTTAATGTCGCTAAAATCTCTGTTCCCTTTGGTCaaatataagaaaaaatacattCCAACAAATGTGACAACAACACACATAGGAATAGCTAAAATAATGTAATAGATAGAATCATTATAAATGCCTGCATCTTGTAACGCTAATTGTTCTTTCGTTGTTTTGAAGACTTTGGAACccaatttaattataaattcaAGTCCGTTGTCAGCTGTCGATGGAAGAAACTCATCGTCATTAATGTAATCTGGTTGAATAGTTACTAGAATAGCTCTGTAAGCCTGACCTTGTAACCACGCTTCTTGAACCTCTAATGGGAAGATACCATCAACATTATTCAACCATTCTGTAATGAAAAATGTGGCCTTTTCTGGATTTCTTTTatgtaaatttttatcaCGTGCATCTTCTTTAACATAAGTGAAATGTAGTCTAACTTTTTCGGCAATTTGTTCAGTAACAGGGTGAGTGAAAAACTTGGTGTACCAAGTAATAAAGTAGGTATCATCAACTTTCAAATTGGTTTTTTCCCTTGGTGAGCAAAATGGCTCActtaaaatgtttttagCTGGTCCCTTTTGGAAATAGCTAAGCGGCGTGCATCTCATAACAGGATTCAAGGAAGTATAggtatcatcatcatcgacaaaaatttctttttcaaaaatatcatctGGATCCATGTTTTGAGGTTTACCCAAATCCTCGTAAGTTAACGAAGTAGTATAaacattttgaaaataggTCGAGTAGCTTGGATATGCGTTTTTGGTTCTAccgttttttatttctggTTTAATAGTGACTGGTGAACCGTCTTTCTTTAATGAAACCCATGGTTTCAAAGGATCTGATTCTTTATCTGGTTCAGCAGAAAATGTTATTCCAGCGATAACTGTTGGTGTAACTATTTCCTTAGCACTGTCATAAATAGTTCTCACCCATGGTTTTGGAGCTTCTGTTGTAGTTGTATCTTTTGGTCTTGGCATGACCACATCTCTCCAAGCATTAGCAAAGTGTGAGGTGCTTAAtactaatagtaataataatagggACTTTGATGTGGGCATAATGGAGGGCCTATGTTTAGTTTAGAGATaggaataataatatttgttcTCGTACTTCGAGGCTGTAACTTTCTCCTTTTCTTCCcctttgttattattttttttttacttgcGAAAATATTGCTTAATTTAATTGTTATGATAATAACTCAAAAGAGCAGGGTGaggaaagaagaagaagaagaaaaaaaaaattttttattggatGGAGAAAGAGGGAAAATGGCAAAGGTTGAAAagttaaacaaaaaaagaaaaataatcaaataaatttgatatGTTTTCGTATTAAGTGATATATGTAGTATAACGTACAGGTGTTATATAATGTACGGATGTAATACtaacaaaaatagaaaaaggagcaaaagggaaaaagcctttattattattattattattattattattactattactattacatGATTTATGTCTGGTTCGTATATCCTAACTAAAACCTACAAGTAACCACATTGCTTGTctgttataataatatactaAAATATTACCTTTAAGTTGTTTTATCCCTTTTCATTTCTCCTATTCATTTCTTCTCTTCTCTTtcaaaaaccaaaaaaaaaaaaaaaaaagaaaaaaaaacaaaaaaaggtCAAGTTAAAACATAATAATGTCTAGGAATATATTGACTTTACTGAAAACAAAAGGTTTAGCACCATCCTTACCAACGTATGCCTCGAAAACAACAGTGCTAGAGTCACAACTAAAAACTTTGTCGTTATTTAGTGTTGGCAGGCATAGAGCAGAAACtaacaataaattatcCTCGTTACCATTTAACACTAAGGGTAATTATATATTGCTGGCTAACACTAGCACAAATGTCAATGCTAGTTGTagatctttattattatctaaaaGACAGTTCCATAATACTCCAACTTCCAAAATATGGTGGAATAGTAACCGTGGTGGCAATTTCAATAGTTTCAATAACCCATTTCTCGGTGGTGGTGGTTTCTCTACCTTCTTAGGTATAGCTGTTGGTGCCTGCGTTTTCACGATAGTTTTAATGATActaccattttttttagtttatgTGATATTGCcgcttatttttttgtgtttgCTTCGAAacttatatttaaattggAAATTTAAACAGATCTTAAAATACGTAAATAAGTCTCAAATCTATATGCCATTGAGGGTTGCTAGATATTTCCCAGTGAGAAATTTCTTTAAGTTGGAGCAAAATGCCCTTAATGATATTTTCCAACAGCCCAACATGAGGGGGTTCCCATTCTCTGGTGGTAAATTCTCAATAAACAGTTTTAACTTCCCTTACAATGATGCTTCTGTTAATAAAACTAGTAGTGCAATTAAtgaaagattaaaaaagagTTGTGATTCAATCCAAAAATTTATGGAATACAGAATCAAAGAATTTTTCACTAAGAACGAATGTAGTGCAGCTAATTATTTCTTCAAAGAAACTTATCGGGATGAATTTTTAAGGAGTAATGGTTTAAAGTTTTCAATTGATGATTTTTCTATAAATAATCGTGATAATAACGGTACTCGTCTTCCATTTTTTAAGCAAggaattaatttattatacaaATTTAATTGCTTCCGTATGGAATCCCTATTATACATAACCGAAAACGATGGAAATACAATACCAATTGCCAAAATCGATTTATATATCGACATGAATCCAGCTAGAAATCGTGGTGATAATGGCAATGTTACTTATTATTCTGATAATATTGAAGTACCGTTTTGTATCACTctaacaaatttaaaaacgggtaaagttttttatattttgacaCCTGGTGATTCAGGtacctttttattattctgaTACATAGTTGTGAGCcgtattatt is drawn from Saccharomycodes ludwigii strain NBRC 1722 chromosome V, whole genome shotgun sequence and contains these coding sequences:
- the AAN1 gene encoding Aan1p (similar to Saccharomyces cerevisiae YKL075C | putative protein of unknown function) — protein: MEKVKNCHNNINNSIDNFNFINEFLEFKWNPTDDESDRKKRNYHSIRYSYVTSHSYLKSKYGKRKTTKIEDFISCLHEKINTDVNFNRRTKNNKRQKAVKDEVLNATNKTVSAMGDDTKDDAEQSEYVIKWNKIKLFLILTLLSERGGPEYWCDDRSIEEGRLEDLEQSKKQRDNSSIPGKEVRNSTLESSDLIDDKRRLTKHGNDGELGKPSLTELIIKKNINKSYSENPLKPTDVNYVFSSIWANFMEGLINHYMETRIIPQVEKEISFHLFMPMMETIAYYKEYRNNEEEEGEDNISHDKIPNTICEKFKQLGDLYNSLINDEQDSQLDDFVYCAEEYTETIYIPHLINMLFENIELGNPCVWEVLEVLEPFFYYIEDCAEEDEDYQAMENYTKHTKKGKSNNTKDYGNTYNKNNGEGVLDPRLYAIEKICTIANQEQWF
- the PSG1 gene encoding Psg1p (similar to Saccharomyces cerevisiae YKL077W | PSG1 | Pma1 Stabilization in the Golgi), which codes for MPTSKSLLLLLLVLSTSHFANAWRDVVMPRPKDTTTTEAPKPWVRTIYDSAKEIVTPTVIAGITFSAEPDKESDPLKPWVSLKKDGSPVTIKPEIKNGRTKNAYPSYSTYFQNVYTTSLTYEDLGKPQNMDPDDIFEKEIFVDDDDTYTSLNPVMRCTPLSYFQKGPAKNILSEPFCSPREKTNLKVDDTYFITWYTKFFTHPVTEQIAEKVRLHFTYVKEDARDKNLHKRNPEKATFFITEWLNNVDGIFPLEVQEAWLQGQAYRAILVTIQPDYINDDEFLPSTADNGLEFIIKLGSKVFKTTKEQLALQDAGIYNDSIYYIILAIPMCVVVTFVGMYFFLYLTKGNRDFSDIKSSVLKSRHRVIGRIKDIKKFRGIKNHKYEELPQFKKVSKQN
- the MRX9 gene encoding Mrx9p, with the translated sequence MSRNILTLLKTKGLAPSLPTYASKTTVLESQLKTLSLFSVGRHRAETNNKLSSLPFNTKGNYILLANTSTNVNASCRSLLLSKRQFHNTPTSKIWWNSNRGGNFNSFNNPFLGGGGFSTFLGIAVGACVFTIVLMILPFFLVYVILPLIFLCLLRNLYLNWKFKQILKYVNKSQIYMPLRVARYFPVRNFFKLEQNALNDIFQQPNMRGFPFSGGKFSINSFNFPYNDASVNKTSSAINERLKKSCDSIQKFMEYRIKEFFTKNECSAANYFFKETYRDEFLRSNGLKFSIDDFSINNRDNNGTRLPFFKQGINLLYKFNCFRMESLLYITENDGNTIPIAKIDLYIDMNPARNRGDNGNVTYYSDNIEVPFCITLTNLKTGKVFYILTPGDSGTFLLF